TCGTTGGCTTTGCAACAATTCTAGAATGCTGTAAAAAACACCAAATCAAACATCTCATATATGCATCATCAAGTTCAGTTTATGGGAATAATAAAAAGTCACCCTCTTCGGTTAGTGATCGGGTGGACCAGCCGATTAGTTTATATGCGGCAACGAAAAAAGCCAATGAGTTAATGGCTTATACGTATAGTCATATCTATAGGCTTCCTACAACAGGATTACGCTTTTTTACCGTTTACGGTCCTTGGGGCAGACCTGATATGGCCGCAATGACTTTTTCAAATGCCATTATTGCTCAACAGCCAATCGAGGTTTACAACTATGGATTGATGAAAAGAGATTTTACTTATATTGATGATGTTAAAGAATCTATATTTCGTTTAATAAAAAAAGAGCCGCCTTCTGAAGCAGCTTCTTTCCATAAAATCTATAATATTGGGAATCATCAACCTGTTGAATTAATTACTTTCATTCAATTGCTTGAAGAGCAACTAGGTAAAAAAGCGGTATTGAAGTTACTGCCATTGCAGCCTGGTGAAGTTCTGGAAACCTTTGCCGATATCGAAGAACTAGCAAATGATATTAACTATAAACCAACGACCTCGATCGAAGAAGGAATTAACAAGTTTACAAAGTGGTATAAATGGTATAAAAAACTCCCGTAAACATCTTTTTATGATGTTTCATTAGGTGGGACGACCTTGATGAGGTAATATATCAACCATGAGATAGGTAAGTACCTCTTTAATTCATGACCTTTAAAGGATCCCCCTAGGAATCAAGTTTTTTTTGCTTTGCCCCTATCCGATTGAGAGATACATTCTGACTGGATTTTGTTTTATTTCCATTGCCATGTCCAAATGAGATCCACATTCAGACAGGATCTTAC
The DNA window shown above is from Neobacillus sp. WH10 and carries:
- a CDS encoding NAD-dependent epimerase/dehydratase family protein, whose translation is MNTITRLVFVTGCAGFIGFHLSKRLLEEGILVLGIDNINDYYDTALKTDRLSILKQFQNFRFVKGSIENQELLESLFEEHDIDIVVHLAAQPGVRYSLTNPHAYIQSNLVGFATILECCKKHQIKHLIYASSSSVYGNNKKSPSSVSDRVDQPISLYAATKKANELMAYTYSHIYRLPTTGLRFFTVYGPWGRPDMAAMTFSNAIIAQQPIEVYNYGLMKRDFTYIDDVKESIFRLIKKEPPSEAASFHKIYNIGNHQPVELITFIQLLEEQLGKKAVLKLLPLQPGEVLETFADIEELANDINYKPTTSIEEGINKFTKWYKWYKKLP